Proteins co-encoded in one Lasioglossum baleicum chromosome 3, iyLasBale1, whole genome shotgun sequence genomic window:
- the Vap gene encoding RAS p21 protein activator vap isoform X2: MAEFVRGGPSVSNSAKMDHNSKGGSPSTGSEDGGQNESMNMENEFDPFLENIPDDIQDTEEPDSANAIILTAPPENQWYHGRLDRFTAEERLWDANKMGSYLVRESDRKPGSYVLSYLGRTGINHFRITAVCGDYYIGGRQFNSLSDLVAYYTHCSDLLKRERLIHPTPPPEPVNDKKRIVAILPYTKMPDTDELSFQKGDIFFVHNDMGDGWLWVTAHRTGEQGLIFRELVEDLDDSIDPNTVFSWFHPNVTKSEAVDMLVKAGPGSFLVRPSDNSPGDYSLFFHINNQIQRFRIEKKGVRYLMGGRTFECLDAVINRYRKEQIVEGHTLGQALVTEPDGSVRVNREVQHAEKIYATLRECREQSGAKKNKGIKMQGYLEKKSEKNKKWKALYFVLLVDATDTHLYLYDNPKRTKPKGLIDLSCAYLYQVHESVFDRPHCFQLVERALPCLATITYLAAPNSENALDWINALKPLCVSQLTRAPKVARLRELRSLHLHILDAHRLPYKLVPNPFIIVALNNVKVARTKVKTGLHPVWDEEFILEDVPPDVMSFSLTLYNKGKRSKDTEVAELTVELASLTNGEEMDEWYPLSGVTPIGEWGVLRLRIRYRHDLAMPPDEYSPLQQLLLDPELHVVRALADVCHLDRVPLANSLLRIFRHERKEADLLRSLNQTEVDKEDETPTLFRAASLTTTLMDLYMKSVCTSFLKAALRDTIVKLIESKQSCELNPTKMDSPEDACSNAEFLLQVLDEVTLSIFTSPDACPRTLRYICGCLQRAVVAKWPHERLVRTRVVSGFIFLRLLCPAILNPRSFNLIAEPPPPAAAR, encoded by the exons ATGGCAGAATTTGTGCGTGGAGGCCCGAGCGTGTCGAACAGTGCTAAG ATGGATCACAACAGTAAAGGAGGATCGCCTAGCACTGGTAGCGAAGATGGGGGGCAGAATGAGTCTATGAACATGgaaaacgaatttgatccatttcttgaaaatattcCAGATGATATACAGGACACCGAAGAACCTGATAGCGCCAATGCAATAATATTAACAGCTCCTCCGGAAAATCA GTGGTATCATGGTAGACTAGATAGATTTACGGCAGAGGAACGGTTATGGGACGCGAATAAAATGGGTAGTTATCTAGTACGAGAAAGCGATAGAAAACCTGGGAGCTATGTGTTGTCTTATTTAGGAAGGACTGGTATTAatcattttagaataactgcTGTGTGCGGAGATTATTATATCG GTGGTAGACAATTCAATAGTCTGTCAGACCTTGTTGCATATTATACTCATTGCTCTGATCTATTGAAGAGAGAAAGACTTATACATCCTACCCCACCTCCTGAACCAGTGAACGATAAGAAACGAATTGTCGCGATACTGCCATACACAAAAATGCCTGACACAGACGAGTTGAGCTTTCAAAAGGGTGATATATTTTTCGTCCACAATGATATGGGAGATGGCTGGCTATGGGTTACTGCCCACAGAACCGGAGAACAGGGCTTGATTTTTCGTGAATTGGTGGAAGATCTGGACGATTCGATCGATCCCAATACCGTATTCTCATGGTTTCATCCTAATGTCACCAAAAGCGAAGCTGTTGATATGCTAGTGAAAGCAGGACCTGGAAGCTTCCTC GTCAGACCGTCGGACAATAGTCCAGGAGATTATTCGCTTTTCTTTCATATAAATAATCAAATTCAAAGATTTAGGATCGAGAAGAAAGGAGTACGATATCTTATGGGCGGTAGAACTTTCGAGTGTCTCGATGCTGTGATCAATAG GTATCGAAAGGAGCAAATAGTGGAAGGCCATACGTTGGGTCAAGCGTTGGTAACGGAACCCGATGGCAGCGTAAGAGTCAATAGAGAAGTGCAGCACGCGGAAAAGATATACGCGACTCTCAGGGAATGTCGCGAGCAATCTGGAGCGAAGAAAAACAAAGGGATAAAAATGCAAGGGTATCTAGAAAAGAAATCTGagaaaaataagaaatggaAAGCACTGTATTTTGTACTCTTAGTAGACGCTACGGATACGCACTTGTATTTGTATGACAATCCAAAAAGAACCAAACCTAAAGGTCTCATAGACTTAAGCTGTGCTTATTTATACCAG GTCCATGAAAGTGTATTCGATCGACCTCATTGCTTTCAATTAGTTGAACGTGCTTTACCATGTTTGGCCACGATAACATACTTGGCAGCTCCGAACTCAGAGAATGCTTTAGATTGGATTAATGCCTTAAAGCCATTATGTGTATCGCAACTGACACGTGCTCCAAAGGTTGCCCGACTTCGTGAACTGCGTTCGTTACATCTCCATATTTTAGATGCACATAGACTTCCATATAAACTAGTACCAAACCCCTTCATCATAGTGGCTCTAAATAATGTAAAAGTAGCTCGCACCAAGGTTAAGACTGGTTTACATCCGGTCTGGGACGAAGAATTCATTCTGGA GGATGTACCGCCCGATGTTATGTCGTTCTCCTTAACGTTGTACAACAAAGGTAAACGCAGCAAAGACACGGAGGTGGCAGAACTGACCGTAGAATTGGCAAGTTTAACAAACGGCGAAGAGATGGACGAGTGGTATCCGCTGTCAGGAGTTACCCCCATAGGAGAATGGGGTGTGCTACGTTTACGTATAAG ATACCGACACGATTTGGCGATGCCTCCAGACGAATACAGTCCGTTGCAGCAGTTACTACTAGATCCAGAATTACATGTTGTTAGGGCATTAGCGGATGTGTGTCATTTGGATAGAGTACCATTGGCAAATAGTCTACTTAGAATATTTAG gCACGAAAGAAAAGAAGCTGATCTGTTAAGATCTCTAAACCAGACAGAA GTAGACAAAGAAGACGAAACGCCAACATTATTTAGAGCAGCCAGTCTTACAACTACTTTAAtggatttatacatgaaatcagTTTGTACCTCGTTTCTAAAGGCCGCTCTGCGCGACACGATAGTGAAATTGATTGAAAGTAAACAAAGCTGTGAATTGAATCCAACCAAAATGGATTCCCCGGAGGACGCATGCAGCAACGCTGAATTTTTGCTGCAG